Proteins co-encoded in one Stomoxys calcitrans chromosome 5, idStoCalc2.1, whole genome shotgun sequence genomic window:
- the LOC106082392 gene encoding deubiquitinase DESI2 — protein MFSNGLPCNLPFPSCLGISKDSGNDELLPSNTGNREPVILNVYDMYWINEYTTSIGLGVFHSGVEVFGTEFAYGGHPFPFTGVFEITPRDHDELGDQFQFRQSIQIGCTDFTYQEVRRIVEELGNQFRGDRYHLMNNNCNHFSSALTQILCGQEIPSWVNRLAHFSSCVPFLQRCLPKEWLTPNALQQSITAIQERDDSENSPL, from the exons ATGTTTTCGAACGGTCTTCCTTGCAACTTACCGTTTCCCAGTTGTTTGGGCATATCGAAAGACAGTGGGAATGATGAATTGCTGCCCTCCAATACTGGCAACCGGGAACCCGTCATCTTAAATGTATACGATATG TATTGGATTAACGAGTACACAACTTCAATTGGTCTGGGGGTTTTTCATTCGGGCGTAGAAGTTTTTGGCACAGAATTCGCCTATGGAGGTCATCCCTTTCCCTTCActggagtatttgagataacACCGCGGGACCATGATGAACTGGGCGATCAGTTTCAATTCAGACAAAGTATACAAATAGGATGTACAGATTTCACGTATCAGGAAGTCCGTCGTATTGTAGAG GAGTTGGGAAATCAATTCAGAGGTGATCGTTATCATTTAATGAACAATAATTGCAATCATTTCTCCAGTGCACTTACTCAG ATCCTTTGCGGCCAAGAAATTCCCAGTTGGGTAAATCGTTTAGCCCATTTCAGTTCATGTGTACCTTTTTTACAAAGATGCTTGCCAAA aGAATGGCTGACTCCGAATGCCTTACAACAGAGCATAACCGCTATTCAGGAGCGTGATGATTCCGAAAACAGTCCCCTTTGA